The Vannielia litorea genome segment CTATGCCATGTGGTAGGGGGCGGGCCGGAGAAGGGCCAGCCCCCGAAAGGTCGCACAATCAGATGGCGAGATATTCGGCGCGCAGGCTTTCATTCTCGAGCACCTCGGCGGCGGTGCCGTCGAAGACGATCTGGCCGGTGTCGAGGATCACGGCCCGGTCGGCCAGCTCGAGCGCGCGCACGGCGTTCTGCTCCACGATGATGGTGGTGATGCCCTGCTCCTTGATGATGCGCAGGGTCTTCTCGATCTCGTCCACGATCACCGGGGCGAGGCCCTCGTAGGGCTCGTCGAGCAAAAGCACCTTGATGTCACGCGCAAGCGCCCGTGCAATCGCCAGCATCTGCTGCTCGCCGCCCGAAAGGGTCACGCCCTCTTGCAGGCGGCGCTCGCCGAGACGGGGGAACAGCTCGTAGAGGCGGTCGAGCGACCAGCCGATGGGCGGGGCGATCTGGGCCAGCTTGATGTTTTCCTCGACGGTCAGGCCGGGGATGATGCGGCGGTCTTCGGGCACGAGGCCCATGCCGAGTTGGCTCGCCTCATGGGCCTTTTTCAGGTGCAGCGGCTCGTGGTCGAGCCAGATCTCGCCGCGGGTCACCTGCGGGTCGTCGAGCCGGGCGATGGCCCGCAGGGTCGAGGTTTTGCCTGCCCCGTTGCGGCCCAGCAGCGCGAGGATCTCGCCCTCGTGGACGTTGAAGCTGATGCCCTGGACGATGTAGCTCTCGCCGTAATAGGCCTCGAGATCCCAGACCGAGAAATAGGCCGGGGCGGTTGCCGCCTGGTTGGCGTTCTTGGAAAAGTCGGGTTTGACGTTCATGTCGCTTTCTCCTGCGGCCTCAGCCGTGGCCTCCGAGGTAGGCTTCCTGCACCTTGGGGTGGCCCTTGATGTTCTCGGGCGTGTCTTCCACCAGCGGCGTGCCCTGAGCCAGCACGGTGATCCGCTCGGCGAGCGAGAACACCACGTGCATGTCATGCTCGATGATGGCGATGGTGATGTCGCGCTTGTCCTTGATCTCCTTCAGCAGGTCGATCGTGTTGTTGGTGTCGGCGCGGGCCATGCCGGCGGTGGGCTCGTCGAGCAGGAGCATCTTGGGTTCCTGCGCGAGGCACATCGCCATCTCGAGCCGCCGCTTGTCGCCGCGCGACAGCGAGGCGGAGTGGACATCGGCCTTGTCGGCCATGTTCACGTCTTCGAGCATCGCCATCGCCTGATCGCGGATGTCGCGCTGCGAGCCGACCGAGCCGATTCCGTTGAGCTTGAACGTGCCGTCGCGCTTGGCGAAGCAGGGGATCATGACGTTCTCGAACACGGTGAGGTCGCCAAAGATCTCGGGGGTCTGGAACACCCGGCTGATCCCCATCTGGTTGATCTCGTGCGGGGTGCGCCCGAGCACGGACTGGCCCGCGAAGCTGACCGAACCGCTATCGGGGATCAGCTTGCCGACGAGGCAGTTGAGCAGGGTGCTCTTGCCCGCCCCGTTGGGGCCGATGATGGCGTGGACGGTGTTCTCTTCCACGGAGAGGTTCACATCGCCCAGGGCCTGCAACCCGCCGAAGCGCTTGTTGACGCCTTTGACTTCAAGAATTCCCATCTGTCCGTCTCCTTATTCGCCGGGTTGCTGTTTGGCGGCTTCGGCCTCTGCGCCCGAGGCCTTGGCGCCGCGGCGCCGGAACAGGCGGCCGATGCGCTGGCCCCCCTCGACGAGACCGCCGGGCAGGAAGATCACCACCAGCATGAAGAGGATGCCGAGGGTCAGGTGCCAGCCCTTGCCCACGAAGGGGTAGACGATGGAGACCATGAAGTCTTCGAGCCCGTCAGGCAGGAAGGCGAACCAGCCGTGCAGCACGGTTTCGTTGATCTTCGAGAGGATGTTCTCGAAGTACTTGATCATGCCTGCGCCCAGCACCGGGCCGATCAGCGTGCCCGCGCCGCCGAGGATGGTCATCAGAACCACCTCGCCGGAGGCTGTCCACTGCATGCGCTCGGCGCCTGCCAGCGGGTCCATCGCTGCCATCAGCCCGCCTGCGAGGCCGGCGTACATGCCGGAGATCACGAAGGCCGCCAGCGTGTAGGGCTTGGGGTTGAGGCCGGTGTAGTTCATCCGGGTCTGGTTGGATTTGATCGCGCGCAGCATCATGCCGAAGGGCGAACGGAAAATCCGGATGGCGAGGTAGAAGGCGAGGATCAGGATCACCGCGCAGAAGTAGTATCCGGCGGAGAAGGTGAAGGTCCACGGACCCACGGCCATATCCCATGCGGCGCGCATCTCGAGACCGAAGAGGTTGGTCACCGGGATCGAGCCATCGGGCATGGCGGAGCTGCCGAGGATGCGCGGATCGCTCAGGGTGATCTGCAGGCCGGTCTCGCCGTTGGTGATGGGGGTCAGCACCGAGTAGGCCAGCGCGAAGGACATCTGCGCGAAGGCCAGCGTGAGGATCGAGAAGTAGATCCCCGAGCGGCGCAGCGAGATGTAGCCGATGAAGAGCGCGAAGAGGCCCGCGATGATCACCGAGAGGATGATCGCCGGAAGGATGTTCATCGACAGCAGCTTGAACATCCAGACCGCCGAGTAGCTGCCCACCCCCAGAAAGGCCGCGTGGCCGAAGGAGAGGTAGCCGGTGAGGCCGAAGAGGATGTTGAAGCCGATGGCGAAGATCCCGAAGATCACGAAACGCTGCATCAGGTCGGGGTAGCCCGCGTTGAACTGGGCCATGGCGCTCCCGGTGGGGAACGGGTTGAGGATGAAGGGGGCCAGCATCGTAAGCGCCAGCACCACCAGCAGAAGGTTGGTATCTTTCTTGTTCAGTCCGAGCATGTTCTTAGTCCTCCATCACGCCTTTGCGACCCATCAGACCGCGCGGACGGGTCAGAAGGATGATGATGGCGACGAGGTAGATGATGATCTGGTTGATCCCGGGCAGGGTGGTGGTGGCCCAGGTGGTGGAGGCGAAGCTTTCGAGGATCCCCAGCAGGAAGCCTGCGAGCACGGCGCCGGGCAGAGAGCCCATGCCGCCGACGACGACCACGACGAAGCTCAGCACGAGGAAGTCCATCCCCATGTGGTAGTTCGGCGCGTTGATCGGGCCGTACATCACCCCCGCAAGGCCGGCCACCGCCGCAGCGAGGCCGAACATGAAGGTGAAGCGCTTGTCGATGTCGATGCCCAGCAGCCCCACC includes the following:
- a CDS encoding ABC transporter ATP-binding protein; this translates as MNVKPDFSKNANQAATAPAYFSVWDLEAYYGESYIVQGISFNVHEGEILALLGRNGAGKTSTLRAIARLDDPQVTRGEIWLDHEPLHLKKAHEASQLGMGLVPEDRRIIPGLTVEENIKLAQIAPPIGWSLDRLYELFPRLGERRLQEGVTLSGGEQQMLAIARALARDIKVLLLDEPYEGLAPVIVDEIEKTLRIIKEQGITTIIVEQNAVRALELADRAVILDTGQIVFDGTAAEVLENESLRAEYLAI
- a CDS encoding ABC transporter ATP-binding protein; this translates as MGILEVKGVNKRFGGLQALGDVNLSVEENTVHAIIGPNGAGKSTLLNCLVGKLIPDSGSVSFAGQSVLGRTPHEINQMGISRVFQTPEIFGDLTVFENVMIPCFAKRDGTFKLNGIGSVGSQRDIRDQAMAMLEDVNMADKADVHSASLSRGDKRRLEMAMCLAQEPKMLLLDEPTAGMARADTNNTIDLLKEIKDKRDITIAIIEHDMHVVFSLAERITVLAQGTPLVEDTPENIKGHPKVQEAYLGGHG
- a CDS encoding branched-chain amino acid ABC transporter permease — encoded protein: MLGLNKKDTNLLLVVLALTMLAPFILNPFPTGSAMAQFNAGYPDLMQRFVIFGIFAIGFNILFGLTGYLSFGHAAFLGVGSYSAVWMFKLLSMNILPAIILSVIIAGLFALFIGYISLRRSGIYFSILTLAFAQMSFALAYSVLTPITNGETGLQITLSDPRILGSSAMPDGSIPVTNLFGLEMRAAWDMAVGPWTFTFSAGYYFCAVILILAFYLAIRIFRSPFGMMLRAIKSNQTRMNYTGLNPKPYTLAAFVISGMYAGLAGGLMAAMDPLAGAERMQWTASGEVVLMTILGGAGTLIGPVLGAGMIKYFENILSKINETVLHGWFAFLPDGLEDFMVSIVYPFVGKGWHLTLGILFMLVVIFLPGGLVEGGQRIGRLFRRRGAKASGAEAEAAKQQPGE